From Hoplias malabaricus isolate fHopMal1 chromosome 11, fHopMal1.hap1, whole genome shotgun sequence, a single genomic window includes:
- the ctxn2 gene encoding cortexin-2 yields MCSVHYNHSLGSMSGGDIMAYSLTLEQKTAFAFVGMLLVFLGLLIVRCFRILLDPYSSMPSSHWGDGLEGLEKGTFEYALT; encoded by the coding sequence ATGTGTAGTGTGCATTATAACCACTCCCTGGGCAGTATGAGTGGTGGGGACATTATGGCGTACTCTCTGACTCTGGAGCAGAAGACTGCCTTTGCCTTTGTGGGAATGCTCCTGGTTTTCCTGGGACTGCTCATAGTGCGCTGCTTCCGGATCCTCCTGGACCCCTACAGCAGCATGCCCTCGTCTCACTGGGGAGACGGCCTCGAGGGGCTCGAGAAAGGGACGTTTGAATACGCGCTCACCTGA